Proteins from a genomic interval of Quercus lobata isolate SW786 chromosome 11, ValleyOak3.0 Primary Assembly, whole genome shotgun sequence:
- the LOC115966875 gene encoding putative late blight resistance protein homolog R1B-13: protein MFRAELKEELLHGLEAKYSLNEEKLKGTQILDLKLIKEMNDEEFIKAWSEFLQSLKVEDDFYEKNGVKLQDMTDDELKSVLLESLEDKRYLLIMDDIWKTDVWNEVSTVFPNNSNGSRILITSRMKEVSLHASSVNNSVRPIPPYELPLLEEDKSWELFSKKVFWGGACPPELETLGRQLVKSCHGLPLAIVVLGGLLASEGFIWQSGNRNIEDVAEDYLEDLIDRSLIQVATKRQISQNFHPLWQQSIHSSGPCKPSNSRSIIGFGGGVELKSPPDNCYLEWICKSNNLVRVVELSNMGICCLIPKGIEKLVLLRYLSIASGKLHVIPDSICNLWNLETLDMRNSTVETKCLPKWIWKLQRLRHLYLDGPTSLPRTKKNTTALPNLQVLTGIAINEEDTESHFAKARFPNLRKLGLYSSRLVESGILSSLLPLCHLQTLKIYNLNEISSSPTSILLTLTKITLVDSAFMGVLGSLPKLRILKVIGRAAADYEFISNVLICDERSFQRLEVFKMASLTLFEWKLGQGAMPNLQRLVIERTFCMLPDELWCLSALRDVEVLHPDPELARRLRQLQMREGCKLHVYPNN, encoded by the exons ATGTTTAGAGCTGAATTGAAAGAGGAATTACTCCATGGGTTGGAAGCTAAGTATAGCTTGAATGAGGAAAAATTGAAAGGGACACAAATTCTGGACTTGAAACTTATCAAGGAAATGAATGATGAAGAATTCATAAAGGCATGGTCTGAGTTCTTGCAAAGCTTAAAAGTGGAAGATG ATTTTTACGAGAAGAATGGTGTTAAATTGCAAGATATGACAGATGATGAATTGAAAAGTGTGTTGCTTGAAAGCTTGGAAGACAAGAGGTACTTACTTATCATGGACGACATCTGGAAAACTGACGTATGGAATGAGGTAAGTACTGTCTTTCCGAATAACTCAAATGGGAGTAGAATATTGATCACTAGCCGAATGAAAGAAGTATCATTACATGCAAGTAGTGTTAATAATAGTGTTCGTCCTATTcccccttatgaactcccactTCTTGAAGAAGATAAAAGTTGGGAACTCTTCTCTAAAAAGGTGTTTTGGGGAGGTGCCTGTCCTCCAGAACTAGAAACTCTAGGTAGACAACTTGTGAAAAGTTGCCATGGATTACCACTTGCTATTGTGGTATTGGGAGGTCTTTTGGCAT CCGAGGGATTCATATGGCAAAGTGGGAACAGAAATATAGAGGATGTTGCTGAAGACTATTTGGAGGATCTCATTGATCGAAGCTTGATTCAAGTGGCAACAAAAAG GCAAATCTCGCAGAATTTCCATCCACTATGGCAACAATCCATACATTCTTCTGGCCCTTGTAAGCCTTCAAATAGTCGTTCTATAATAGGCTTCGGGGGTGGTGTTGAGCTCAAGAGTCCTCCTGATAATTGCTACTTGGAATGGATTTGCAAAAGTAACAATTTGGTTCGGGTGGTAGAGCTCAGTAATATGGGCATTTGTTGCTTAATCCCCAAGGGGATTGAAAAGCTGGTCCTTTTGAGGTACTTAAGCATCGCATCTGGTAAGCTTCATGTCATTCCAGATTCCATATGCAACCTTTGGAATCTAGAGACGTTGGACATGAGAAATTCTACAGTGGAAACAAAATGCTTGCCCAAGTGGATATGGAAGTTACAAAGATTAAGACATTTGTACCTGGATGGGCCAACATCTCTACctagaactaaaaaaaatacaacgGCTTTACCCAATCTTCAAGTCCTTACTGGTATAGCTATAAATGAAGAAGACACTGAGAGTCACTTTGCCAAGGCCAGATTTCCTAATCTAAGAAAATTAGGATTGTATTCTTCAAGATTGGTAGAGTCAGGGATTTTGTCAAGCCTCCTTCCCTTGTGTCATCTACAAACTTTGAAGATTTATAATCTTAATGAGATTTCATCAAGTCCTACTTCAATTTTGTTGACCCTCACAAAAATAACTTTAGTAGATTCAGCCTTCATGGGAGTGTTGGGTAGCCTTCCCAAACTTCGAATACTCAAAGTAATTGGAAGAGCTGCCGCTGACTATGAATTCATCAGTAATGTCCTCATATGCGATGAAAGAAGTTTTCAGCGACTTGAAGTCTTTAAAATGGCAAGTCTGACCCTTTTTGAATGGAAATTGGGGCAAGGTGCAATGCCAAACCTTCAACGTTTGGTCATCGAAAGGACCTTTTGTATGCTCCCGGACGAACTATGGTGCTTGAGTGCCTTGCGGGATGTGGAAGTTTTACATCCCGATCCAGAATTGGCAAGGAGGCTTCGACAGTTGCAGATGAGGGAAGGATGTAAGCTCCATGTCTATCCAAATAATTGA
- the LOC115966876 gene encoding putative disease resistance RPP13-like protein 2, with protein sequence MADSVVSFLLQNLTQLLTQESKLLGGVKDQVRSLKNELSLINRFLQKSEGKRHDELVKEVVSQIRDVAYEAEDVIDTYIITVAERRRRSKLRKLIPSCDRAITFHDVASKIESIKFINKEINDNRSKYGIEIAESSGGDAEAEEILHRRRKRVEEDQVVGFAHDAEVLVKELRQNHSCEEDLQQQ encoded by the coding sequence ATGGCAGACAGTGTTGTGAGTTTCCTGTTGCAGAACCTGACTCAGTTGCTTACCCAAGAATCAAAATTGCTAGGTGGAGTTAAGGATCAAGTCAGATCACTTAAGAACGAGCTGTCTCTGATCAACCGCTTCCTCCAAAAATCTGAAGGCAAACGACACGACGAATTGGTGAAGGAGGTAGTCAGCCAAATTAGGGACGTAGCCTATGAGGCTGAGGATGTTATTGATACATACATCATTACTGTGGCAGAGCGCAGGAGAAGAAGCAAGCTGAGGAAGTTAATCCCTTCATGTGACCGAGCAATTACGTTTCACGATGTTGCAAGCAAGATAGAGAGCATCAAGTTCATCAACAAGGAAATTAACGACAATAGGAGCAAGTACGGCATAGAAATTGCTGAATCATCCGGAGGAGATGCAGAAGCAGAGGAGATACTACACAGGCGCAGGAAACGTGTTGAGGAAGATCAAGTAGTGGGCTTCGCTCATGACGCTGAGGTATTGGTGAAGGAGCTTAGGCAAAACCACTCTTGTGAGGAAGATCTACAACAACAATGA